Proteins found in one Oryza glaberrima chromosome 4, OglaRS2, whole genome shotgun sequence genomic segment:
- the LOC127770321 gene encoding protein IQ-DOMAIN 32, with protein MTKPKNGCLKILACAGGGSDPSAGSDGDADDHVDENKAISDKSRWSFRRRSTRHRVLKNSDISEPETLSSSKAKAEIAPSNIYSSTYSYASEKPLQQEKPDEKILQQEKSDEKILQQDEPAEKILQQEKQEEKILQQDKPDEGPLNEETPDEKLIEKPIDQPGDESIEKPADEPIEKSADQITERSIEQPAERVTEVPIQEPAERVTETPIVKPNDNDVEEHTDKTDESIFVSSTEVKQEETVSLFDGSSEDHQEDCAETAAAVIQSGIRVHTEEQELPNDKDLVKLQAVIRGHLVRRQAAESLQCLLAIVKMQGLVRVHQAQQYGGKFQDSLICSSSEKLLNNGFALKLMDSMSTSKSIHIKCDPSEPDVAWKWMERWTSMIPPNTGGHLLEDRENNESVDEKIKGDAQHEENTLPLDSDISFPKLVPDDAEETLRPSDSHPLEVSACIPDRTSGMEIEDVPEPDLIEKFKEDVEKLTEPETENVAEQPLEVSVEQSTETDTSREPIPLPEKPESSFDDTMDAYKTEQTSEMEGKKFMARKSCNPAFAAAQLKFEELTSNSTVSRSNSLDGANKPKVHSPRSQDNVSPKQSNDTSIPESSVGHDPKIVVAASECGTEISISSTLDSPDRSEADGGEIVLEIGSLEDRNRVGDNAEKDSSVLHSEVNTSGGAIEPEKEVQTDDTAIAANAIDPVPVEQPHLGQEKPDLHDELEKSVGSYVKTPEGTPLSRTTFAESHGTPSSEVSVNTKKSKSKRPKSHVSKRSLTSPSSDSVGRSSMDNLSKDYRLGRRESSGKVKSDHVDQEPRISNSTPLPSYMQFTESARAKASASVSPKLSPDVQDNNPRKRHSLPMTNGKQDSSPRMQRSSSQAQQNVKSNGAVPVPPNSSDRRWHI; from the exons ATGACGAAGCCCAAGAACGGCTGCCTCAAGATCCtcgcctgcgccggcggcggatccgacCCGTCCGCCGgctccgacggcgacgcggatgACCATGTCGACGAG AACAAGGCCATATCAGATAAAAGTAGGTGGAGCTTTCGTAGGAGGTCTACAAGGCATCGTGTTTTGAAGAATTCTGATATATCTGAACCTGAAACTCTTAGTTCGAGCAAAGCAAAAGCTGAAATTGCTCCAAGCAACATCTATTCTTCAACTTACTCCTATGCCTCAGAAAAACCTCTACAGCAAGAGAAACCAGATGAGAAAATTCTGCAGCAAGAGAAATCAGATGAGAAAATTCTGCAGCAAGACGAACCAGCTGAGAAAATTCTGCAGCAAGAGAAACAGGAAGAGAAAATTTTGCAGCAAGATAAACCAGATGAGGGGCCTTTGAATGAAGAGACGCCTGATGAAAAACTGATAGAGAAGCCAATTGATCAGCCAGGTGATGAATCAATTGAAAAGCCAGCTGATGAACCAATTGAAAAGTCAGCTGACCAGATAACTGAAAGGTCAATTGAGCAGCCAGCTGAAAGAGTAACTGAAGTGCCAATCCAAGAACCAGCTGAAAGGGTAACTGAAACTCCAATAGTAAAGCCAAATGATAATGATGTTGAGGAACACACTGATAAGACAGATGAAAGTATTTTTGTTTCATCAACTGAGGTGAAGCAGGAGGAAACCGTCTCTCTCTTTGATGGAAGCAGTGAAGACCATCAGGAAGATTGTGCGgagactgctgctgctgtcatTCAGTCTGGCATCAGAGTGCACACT GAAGAGCAAGAACTACCAAATGATAAGGACCTTGTGAAACTGCAAGCTGTGATACGTGGGCATCTTGTTAGGAGGCAGGCTGCAGAATCATTACAATGCTTGCTTGCTATTGTTAAAATGCAAGGACTTGTCCGGGTTCATCAAGCACAGCAATATGGAGGAAAGTTTCAG GACTCTTTGATCTGTTCTTCAAGTGAGAAATTACTCAATAATGGATTTGCTCTGAAG CTCATGGACAGCATGTCGACTTCAAAATCCATTCACATAAAATGTGATCCTTCTGAACCTGATGTTGCATGGAAATGGATGGAGAGATGGACATCCATGATTCCACCAAACACTGGGGGACACTTGCTAGAGGATAGAGAGAATAACGAGTCGGTGgatgaaaaaataaaaggagatgCTCAACATGAGGAAAATACCCTTCCTTTGGATTCTGACATCTCTTTCCCGAAGTTGGTGCCTGATGATGCGGAAGAGACACTAAGGCCATCTGATTCTCATCCCCTGGAGGTTTCTGCATGCATTCCAGATAGAACTTCTGGAATGGAAATTGAAGATGTTCCTGAACCAGATTTGATTGAAAAGTTCAAGGAAGATGTTGAAAAATTGACTGAACCGGAGACTGAGAATGTTGCGGAACAACCTTTGGAGGTCTCAGTTGAACAATCTACTGAAACTGATACATCAAGGGAACCCATTCCTCTTCCTGAAAAACCTGAATCTTCCTTTGATGATACTATGGATGCATATAAAACTGAGCAGACTTCGGAGATGGAAGGTAAAAAGTTTATGGCTAGAAAGTCATGCAATCCTGCATTTGCTGCTGCACAGTTAAAATTTGAAGAGCTGACTTCCAATTCGACGGTCAGTAGGTCCAACAGTCTGGATGGGGCAAACAAACCAAAGGTACATAGTCCTCGTTCACAAGACAATGTCTCACCCAAGCAAAGTAATGACACAAGCATACCAGAGAGCTCAGTGGGGCATGATCCTAAAATCGTAGTTGCTGCTTCAGAATGTGGAACTGAGATATCAATCTCCTCTACACTTGACTCACCGGATAGATCAGAAGCTGATGGTGGCGAGATTGTACTGGAGATTGGATCCCTGGAAGATAGGAACCGTGTTGGTGATAATGCTGAAAAGGATAGCAGTGTTTTGCATTCTGAAGTGAACACTTCTGGAGGAGCTATCGAGCCAGAAAAGGAAGTACAAACTGATGACACTGCTATCGCTGCCAATGCAATTGATCCTGTGCCTGTTGAACAACCACATCTGGGACAGGAAAAGCCTGATTTACATGATGAACTGGAAAAATCTGTAGGATCTTATGTGAAGACACCTGAAGGTACTCCCTTGAGCCGAACTACCTTTGCTGAATCTCATGGGACACCATCAAGTGAGGTCTCTGTTAACACCAAAAAAAGCAAGAGCAAAAGGCCCAAGTCTCATGTAAGCAAGAGATCACTAACTAGTCCAAGCAGCGATTCTGTGGGACGGAGCAGCATGGATAATCTGTCAAAGGATTACAGACTTGGGAGGCGAGAGAGCTCAGGCAAGGTTAAATCTGATCATGTTGATCAAGAACCTCGCATAAGCAACAGCACTCCATTGCCAAGTTATATGCAGTTTACAGAATCTGCAAGGGCAAAGGCATCTGCTAGTGTATCACCAAAGTTAAGCCCGGATGTGCAAGACAACAATCCAAGGAAAAGGCACTCTTTGCCCATGACTAACGGTAAGCAAGATTCATCTCCTCGCATGCAACGATCATCATCCCAAGCTCAGCAGAATGTGAAAAGCAATGGTGCTGTTCCTGTTCCTCCCAATTCATCTG ATAGGAGATGGCATATATGA
- the LOC127770220 gene encoding zinc finger CCCH domain-containing protein 30 isoform X1, which yields MMGSRRSRRVSWASGGNLCKVRLFLSEDSPSQAGLRPQDNLQAKGSWLLHAAGPSSDDSLPPGFESLPPSNDLKIDMSQIPLIRWKCPPHIVLEQDWHIVAGEESREIEIQNERINGALEAIYPRPSNIPPNPFLSLDVKDAHYDDSKTLLVPLIPLEDDDASDQLEGPTLDLPSHYNITGVSNTPVSAEQQPPCGGAISSGFTIEPQAAVSATVTAIMQTIQSNQNGSMADQNGSTIDQELLFKILSDPSQLQRLMKECGPVRHEQSASSSVVAPLVSIPPPQITASSPAPFSDHVGTFHGTNPTLPPPPPMMNRPPSTIPSVAMNHPPSSSPAMNFGSALPSSSPSVNFGSVPGRGVGYYKTLIHQHGGERLEQPFEQHGMQFGMYRQPGPPQNGGIDAMNGAAAMVSRDGKVRPMKPCAYFNSPKGCRNGASCTFLHDASAPTRKDHQKQKGSKRIKLDNTMGGRN from the exons ATGATGGGGTCGAGGCGATCCAGGCGCGTTTCATGGGCCTCCGGAGGCAATCTCTGCAAG GTAAGGCTTTTCCTGTCAGAGGATTCCCCCTCTCAAGCTGGATTAAGACCGCAGGATAATCTCCAAGCAAAAGGCTCATGGTTACTGCATGCAGCTGGCCCAAGCTCAGATGATTCCTTGCCTCCAGGCTTTGAGTCATTGCCGCCAAGCAATGACCTCAAAATTGACATGTCTCAAATCCCCCTAATTAGGTGGAAATGCCCCCCACAT ATAGTATTGGAGCAGGATTGGCATATTGTTGCTGGAGAAGAAAGTAGGGAGATTGAAATTCAAAATGAGAGAATAAATGGAGCGCTTGAGGCAATTTACCCACGTCCATCGAACATTCCGCCAAA CCCATTTCTTTCTCTTGATGTGAAAGATGCCCATTATGACGATTCCAAAACCCTGTTGGTTCCTTTGATCCCTCTTGAAGATGATGATGCATCTGATCAATTGGAAGGACCAACCCTTGATCTACCAAGCCATTACAACATAACAGGAGTTTCAAATACTCCTGTTTCCGCTGAGCAACAACCACCATGTGGTGGTGCTATAAGTTCTGGATTCACCATTGAGCCTCAGGCTGCAGTCTCAGCAACAGTCACTGCAATTATGCAAACCATACAGAGTAATCAAAACGGGAGCATGGCTGACCAAAACGGGAGCACGATTGACCAGGAACTACTCTTCAAAATACTAAGTGATCCTTCACAGCTTCAGAGGTTAATGAAAGAATGTGGCCCAGTCAGACATGAACAATCAGCTAGTAGTTCTGTTGTTGCCCCATTGGTATCAATCCCACCACCCCAAATAACTGCAAGCTCTCCTGCCCCCTTCTCTGATCATGTCGGAACCTTTCATGGCACGAATCCTACcctgccgcctccaccaccaatGATGAATCGGCCACCTTCAACCATTCCTTCAGTTGCTATGAATCATCCACCAAGTTCAAGCCCAGCAATGAACTTTGGAAGTGCCCTGCCAAGTTCAAGCCCATCAGTGAACTTTGGAAGTGTTCCAGGGAGGGGTGTCGGCTATTATAAAACCCTCATCCATCAGCATGGAGGGGAGAGACTGGAACAACCATTTGAGCAGCATGGAATGCAGTTTGGTATGTACCGCCAACCTGGTCCTCCACAAAATGGCGGTATTGATGCCATGAACGGTGCTGCTGCTATGGTGAGCAGAGATGGCAAGGTGAGGCCGATGAAACCGTGTGCATACTTTAACAGCCCGAAGGGTTGTCGAAATGGTGCTAGTTGCACATTCCTACATGATGCGTCAGCCCCAACAAGAAAAGATCATCAGAAGCAAAAGGGATCAAAAAGGATAAAATTAGACAACACAATGGGCGGTCGAAATTGA
- the LOC127770220 gene encoding zinc finger CCCH domain-containing protein 30 isoform X2, with translation MSQIPLIRWKCPPHIVLEQDWHIVAGEESREIEIQNERINGALEAIYPRPSNIPPNPFLSLDVKDAHYDDSKTLLVPLIPLEDDDASDQLEGPTLDLPSHYNITGVSNTPVSAEQQPPCGGAISSGFTIEPQAAVSATVTAIMQTIQSNQNGSMADQNGSTIDQELLFKILSDPSQLQRLMKECGPVRHEQSASSSVVAPLVSIPPPQITASSPAPFSDHVGTFHGTNPTLPPPPPMMNRPPSTIPSVAMNHPPSSSPAMNFGSALPSSSPSVNFGSVPGRGVGYYKTLIHQHGGERLEQPFEQHGMQFGMYRQPGPPQNGGIDAMNGAAAMVSRDGKVRPMKPCAYFNSPKGCRNGASCTFLHDASAPTRKDHQKQKGSKRIKLDNTMGGRN, from the exons ATGTCTCAAATCCCCCTAATTAGGTGGAAATGCCCCCCACAT ATAGTATTGGAGCAGGATTGGCATATTGTTGCTGGAGAAGAAAGTAGGGAGATTGAAATTCAAAATGAGAGAATAAATGGAGCGCTTGAGGCAATTTACCCACGTCCATCGAACATTCCGCCAAA CCCATTTCTTTCTCTTGATGTGAAAGATGCCCATTATGACGATTCCAAAACCCTGTTGGTTCCTTTGATCCCTCTTGAAGATGATGATGCATCTGATCAATTGGAAGGACCAACCCTTGATCTACCAAGCCATTACAACATAACAGGAGTTTCAAATACTCCTGTTTCCGCTGAGCAACAACCACCATGTGGTGGTGCTATAAGTTCTGGATTCACCATTGAGCCTCAGGCTGCAGTCTCAGCAACAGTCACTGCAATTATGCAAACCATACAGAGTAATCAAAACGGGAGCATGGCTGACCAAAACGGGAGCACGATTGACCAGGAACTACTCTTCAAAATACTAAGTGATCCTTCACAGCTTCAGAGGTTAATGAAAGAATGTGGCCCAGTCAGACATGAACAATCAGCTAGTAGTTCTGTTGTTGCCCCATTGGTATCAATCCCACCACCCCAAATAACTGCAAGCTCTCCTGCCCCCTTCTCTGATCATGTCGGAACCTTTCATGGCACGAATCCTACcctgccgcctccaccaccaatGATGAATCGGCCACCTTCAACCATTCCTTCAGTTGCTATGAATCATCCACCAAGTTCAAGCCCAGCAATGAACTTTGGAAGTGCCCTGCCAAGTTCAAGCCCATCAGTGAACTTTGGAAGTGTTCCAGGGAGGGGTGTCGGCTATTATAAAACCCTCATCCATCAGCATGGAGGGGAGAGACTGGAACAACCATTTGAGCAGCATGGAATGCAGTTTGGTATGTACCGCCAACCTGGTCCTCCACAAAATGGCGGTATTGATGCCATGAACGGTGCTGCTGCTATGGTGAGCAGAGATGGCAAGGTGAGGCCGATGAAACCGTGTGCATACTTTAACAGCCCGAAGGGTTGTCGAAATGGTGCTAGTTGCACATTCCTACATGATGCGTCAGCCCCAACAAGAAAAGATCATCAGAAGCAAAAGGGATCAAAAAGGATAAAATTAGACAACACAATGGGCGGTCGAAATTGA
- the LOC127770962 gene encoding PHD finger-like domain-containing protein 5A, with product MAKHHPDLIMCRKQPGIAIGRLCEKCDGKCVICDSYVRPCTLVRVCDECNYGSFQGRCVICGGVGISDAYYCKECTQQEKDRDGCPKIVNLGSAKTDLFYERKKYGFKKR from the coding sequence ATGGCAAAGCATCATCCTGATCTCATCATGTGCAGGAAGCAGCCTGGCATTGCTATTGGTCGTTTGTGCGAGAAATGTGATGGCAAGTGTGTCATCTGTGACTCGTATGTGCGCCCATGTACGCTTGTCCGAGTCTGTGATGAGTGCAACTATGGTTCCTTCCAGGGGAGGTGTGTCATCTGTGGAGGGGTCGGCATCTCAGATGCCTACTACTGCAAGGAGTGCACTCAGCAGGAAAAGGACCGAGATGGATGTCCCAAGATTGTCAATCTTGGAAGCGCCAAGACCGATCTCTTCTATGAACGAAAGAAGTATGGTTTTAAGAAGAGATGA